The window TGGTACGCTTCAGAAAATCCGATGAGTACCAGGCCCTGCACAACAAGTATTTCCTTACGGCAAACTGCAACACGTCTCCCCAGCGAAGTACCACACAATAACAGGCCAACTTGCACGCCACCGGCATAAACAGCAGGAATCGCCCCCCAGCAGAACGTGACAGAACTGGCAGAGAGTATCCGCCCTCATCAGATATCAACGACGGCACACCCCTATTCGCACAGCGCAAAGGAGGTCCGCCATGTCTGCCGAAGTACGAGAACTGGTCAGAAAGTATCTACCGGACTTCCCCATCCAGTATTGCAGAAGTCTTGTGACAGACACCACCCAATTCATGTCCATAGATTACGGTAACGTCATCCGGCTCAACGACATGCATTACATGGTATACAAGAACGAAGCTGAACGCCGTTTCGGTCTGGAAGACCCCAAGTACTGGGTCAAGCGATGCCATGAACTGGAAACGGGACAGCGCAAGATTCTGAAGCTGGAATTTTTTGAAACCTTCCCCGTGCAGGTCGGGCGGTTCAGCGTGGAGTGCTACCGCAGTCCCGACAAGGAATCGCGCATACTGGAAATAGTTCGCGACGATGAGCGGTTCATGCAGGGAGTGACCGTCAAAGACGCCGCAGGACGAAATGTGCGAATACTGGAAATCGTCAACGGAAGGCGGCTTGATGTAACCGTGGACCGCATAGACCTTGACCACCAGACCTATTTCCGTGAACGCCTGCCCGGGCTGCTGCGCAAGTACCTCGAAGCCATCCGCGCCATCGGCATGCTGCATCAGCATGGGGAACGTCATGGCGACATCCGCCGTGACCACCTGTATATGGAGTTTGGCACCGAACACCTGCGG is drawn from Desulfovibrio mangrovi and contains these coding sequences:
- a CDS encoding serine/threonine protein kinase, with product MSAEVRELVRKYLPDFPIQYCRSLVTDTTQFMSIDYGNVIRLNDMHYMVYKNEAERRFGLEDPKYWVKRCHELETGQRKILKLEFFETFPVQVGRFSVECYRSPDKESRILEIVRDDERFMQGVTVKDAAGRNVRILEIVNGRRLDVTVDRIDLDHQTYFRERLPGLLRKYLEAIRAIGMLHQHGERHGDIRRDHLYMEFGTEHLRWIDFDYTFHSYEHPFGLDLFGLGNILVFLVGKANITVQSIESMGFAEQLQGKLSTEDLSIVIPNRIVNLRKIYPYIPEALNNVLMHFSNSAEIFYNTTDDLLADLVPCIEALEKEFGGAAPA